Proteins encoded within one genomic window of Candidatus Hydrogenedentota bacterium:
- a CDS encoding NADH-quinone oxidoreductase subunit NuoF, with protein MSGLQHAYDQAQAEWQALERTAHPLFFVGAATCGVAAGAGEVIDALTKAIGERGLDAEVIKVGCLGPCSLEPLVIVQKPGKPRVCYGPIDGKSALRLLDAYVLGDDPCGDLAVGKMDPGQVDGIGDFADHPMLRGQVRNILRNCGQIDPENVRHYLARDGYRGLLKALESGRDHCLDMVKQAGLRGRGGAGFPTASKWEFCRKAPGTAKYLICNADEGDPGAFMNRSVLEGDPHAVLEGMLIAGFTIGATAGYVYCRAEYPLALHRLDVALSQMRELGLLGQNILGSGFSFEITVKKGAGAFVCGEETALIASIEGHRGMPRPRPPFPAISGLWGKPTVIQNVETLANLPLILRNGPDWYAQFGAESSRGTKTFALAGKINRTGLVEVPLGTPLRTIIQEIGGGIPNGKQFKAVQTGGPSGGCIPADKLDLPVDYESLTSAGTIMGSGGMIVLDEDSCVVDIARFFLSFTQEESCGKCGPCRVGTRAMLGILNKIAEGRGTPRDLDTLEEMAVTVKQGSLCGLGQTAPNPVLTTLRYFRAEYEQHIREHECPAFTCNKLITFRIDQERCEGCGACARGCPVNAIQGEKNKPHAIDQRVCIHCGACVSRCPSTSAAVYRESGRLVRFEPRREKKADAARASRP; from the coding sequence ATGAGCGGTCTGCAGCACGCCTATGATCAGGCGCAAGCCGAGTGGCAGGCGCTGGAACGGACCGCACACCCCCTCTTTTTCGTGGGGGCGGCAACGTGCGGTGTGGCCGCGGGCGCGGGCGAGGTGATCGACGCCCTGACCAAGGCCATCGGCGAGCGCGGCCTCGACGCGGAGGTCATAAAGGTCGGCTGCCTCGGGCCGTGTTCTCTGGAACCGCTGGTAATCGTGCAGAAACCGGGCAAGCCGCGCGTGTGCTACGGCCCCATCGACGGCAAGAGCGCGTTGCGGCTGCTTGACGCCTATGTGCTGGGCGATGACCCGTGCGGCGACCTGGCCGTCGGCAAGATGGACCCGGGCCAGGTGGACGGCATCGGCGATTTCGCGGACCACCCCATGCTGCGCGGACAGGTGCGCAACATCCTGCGCAATTGCGGCCAGATCGACCCGGAAAACGTGCGCCATTACCTGGCTCGTGACGGGTACCGCGGTCTTCTCAAGGCACTGGAAAGCGGGCGGGACCACTGTCTCGACATGGTGAAGCAGGCGGGCCTGCGCGGGCGCGGCGGCGCGGGTTTTCCCACGGCGTCGAAGTGGGAATTCTGCCGCAAAGCGCCCGGCACCGCGAAATACCTCATCTGCAACGCGGATGAAGGCGACCCCGGCGCGTTCATGAACCGGTCCGTGCTCGAGGGTGACCCGCACGCGGTGCTCGAGGGCATGCTCATCGCCGGCTTCACCATCGGCGCGACGGCGGGCTATGTCTATTGTCGCGCGGAATACCCGCTGGCGTTGCACCGGCTCGACGTGGCCCTGTCTCAGATGCGCGAACTCGGCCTGCTCGGGCAGAACATTCTCGGGTCCGGCTTCTCGTTCGAGATTACGGTAAAGAAAGGCGCGGGCGCGTTCGTCTGCGGCGAAGAGACCGCGTTGATCGCGTCCATCGAGGGCCATCGCGGCATGCCGCGTCCGCGTCCGCCCTTCCCCGCCATCAGCGGCCTCTGGGGCAAGCCTACCGTTATCCAGAACGTGGAAACGCTGGCGAACCTGCCGCTTATTCTCCGTAACGGCCCGGACTGGTACGCGCAATTCGGCGCGGAATCGAGCCGCGGCACCAAGACCTTCGCGCTCGCGGGCAAGATCAACCGGACCGGCCTGGTCGAAGTGCCGCTTGGCACACCGCTGCGCACGATCATTCAGGAGATCGGCGGCGGCATCCCGAACGGCAAGCAATTCAAGGCTGTGCAGACCGGCGGGCCTTCCGGCGGCTGCATCCCCGCGGACAAGCTCGACCTCCCCGTCGATTACGAATCGTTGACGAGCGCCGGGACCATCATGGGGTCGGGCGGCATGATCGTGCTCGATGAAGACAGTTGCGTCGTCGACATCGCCCGGTTCTTCCTGTCGTTCACGCAAGAGGAATCGTGCGGCAAGTGCGGCCCGTGCCGCGTGGGCACCCGCGCCATGCTGGGCATCCTCAACAAGATCGCCGAGGGCCGCGGCACGCCGCGCGACCTCGATACGCTCGAGGAGATGGCGGTAACGGTGAAACAGGGGTCGCTTTGCGGCCTGGGCCAGACCGCGCCCAACCCGGTGCTGACCACCTTGCGCTATTTCCGCGCGGAATATGAGCAGCACATCAGGGAACACGAGTGCCCCGCGTTCACGTGCAATAAACTGATTACGTTCCGCATCGATCAGGAGCGGTGCGAAGGCTGCGGCGCCTGTGCGCGCGGCTGCCCCGTGAACGCCATCCAGGGCGAGAAGAACAAGCCGCACGCGATCGACCAGCGCGTGTGCATTCATTGCGGCGCCTGCGTGAGCCGGTGCCCCTCGACAAGCGCCGCCGTATACCGGGAGAGCGGCCGGCTGGTCCGATTCGAACCGCGGCGCGAGAAGAAAGCAGACGCGGCACGGGCGTCCCGCCCGTGA
- a CDS encoding sulfide/dihydroorotate dehydrogenase-like FAD/NAD-binding protein translates to MKLYINQREVEGREGETILECALRHGIHIPHLCTHPNLPPFGACRLCVVQVEKMRGFPTSCTTPVQEGMRVETETPELLKLRRNILALMMIEHPNACLVCGKRELCEKFRPKAEKVGRTTGCHTCNNKEVCEVRALSEDLGLTEIPVAPLYHMRPLDRSNPFIDRDLNLCILCGRCVRICEHQQGQPVIAFVNRSGKTHIGEAFGRNLEEAGCTFCGSCVDVCPTGTLADRYAKWYGRAESEVDSTCIFCGAACALHLGSNDGRLVAARAVNMGVPVCLMGRFALSEFLNGEDRLKTPHVRVGEVLREVKWDDALASVAEQLRPYINDGFALVCDTGTPIEDRHVFKRFTNEVMKSQRYFEITPDAHGLSRAAVPEGTRALVTTGDFVDAAQLDGVDVIVVLDCYPTPVSERACAVLPAAVFAETAGTVLDGEGRPRPLRQACAPPGQAWPEWRIIAQLARTLGGAGFDWNKVGEITAQLGLDDAALHADRAEAPAPALDKLAASSFFRGHRIEDYVAGLRALKGAEGRPADLRPIRAEGRFLIVSKREIVPNSHEIVIEAPEIARKAQPGQFIIVMVDERSERVPYTLCDWDAAKGTVTLVVQEKGQSSRKLILTEAGDRLAHVVGPLGIPLEIKQYGVVALAGGCYGIGGILPIAKAMKAAGNRVIVVTEARSHYMNYYEEKLAGSADEFVFTTIDGSSGVKGHAVDDIGRRLRAGEQLDCVIAVGCPFMMMLTSEETRPFGVKTLAALNPIMVDGTGMCGACRITVGDKMKFACVDGPFFDAHQVDWDEVRDRRDAYSFAEIQSVGRTEPVVEHHDHAHRGCGCGMRAEAGVK, encoded by the coding sequence ATGAAGCTCTACATCAACCAGCGGGAAGTGGAAGGCCGGGAAGGCGAGACCATTCTCGAATGCGCGCTGCGCCATGGCATCCATATTCCCCATTTGTGCACGCACCCGAATCTGCCGCCGTTCGGCGCTTGCCGCCTCTGCGTGGTTCAGGTGGAGAAGATGCGCGGATTCCCGACGTCATGCACGACGCCCGTGCAAGAGGGCATGCGCGTCGAGACCGAAACGCCGGAATTGCTCAAGCTGCGGCGCAACATCCTCGCGCTGATGATGATCGAGCACCCAAACGCCTGTCTGGTCTGCGGCAAACGGGAGCTGTGCGAGAAGTTCCGGCCCAAGGCGGAGAAGGTGGGCCGCACCACCGGTTGTCACACCTGCAACAACAAGGAAGTCTGCGAAGTCCGCGCGTTATCGGAAGACCTCGGCCTGACCGAGATTCCCGTGGCGCCGCTGTATCACATGCGGCCGCTCGACCGCTCGAACCCGTTCATCGATCGCGACCTGAACCTGTGCATCCTTTGCGGACGGTGCGTGCGCATCTGCGAACACCAGCAGGGGCAGCCTGTAATCGCGTTTGTCAACCGCAGCGGCAAGACGCACATCGGCGAGGCGTTCGGGCGCAACCTCGAGGAAGCGGGCTGCACCTTCTGCGGCTCGTGCGTGGATGTGTGCCCCACGGGCACGCTTGCCGACCGCTACGCGAAATGGTACGGCCGCGCCGAAAGCGAGGTGGACAGCACCTGCATCTTCTGCGGCGCCGCGTGCGCGCTGCACCTGGGCTCAAACGACGGCCGGCTCGTGGCCGCGCGCGCGGTGAACATGGGCGTGCCGGTGTGTCTCATGGGCCGGTTTGCCCTGTCCGAATTCCTGAACGGGGAAGACCGGTTGAAAACGCCGCACGTGCGCGTCGGCGAGGTCCTGCGCGAAGTGAAATGGGACGACGCGTTGGCGTCCGTCGCGGAACAGCTTCGCCCGTACATCAATGACGGCTTCGCCCTTGTGTGCGACACGGGCACGCCCATCGAAGACCGGCACGTCTTCAAGCGTTTCACGAACGAAGTCATGAAATCGCAGCGGTATTTCGAGATCACGCCGGACGCGCACGGCTTATCGCGCGCGGCGGTGCCGGAGGGCACGCGCGCGCTCGTGACGACCGGCGATTTCGTGGACGCCGCGCAGCTCGATGGCGTCGACGTGATCGTGGTCCTGGATTGCTACCCCACACCCGTCAGCGAGCGCGCCTGCGCCGTGCTGCCCGCCGCCGTGTTTGCCGAGACCGCCGGCACGGTCCTTGACGGAGAGGGCCGTCCGCGGCCATTACGCCAGGCGTGCGCGCCGCCGGGTCAGGCTTGGCCCGAATGGCGCATCATCGCACAACTGGCCCGGACGCTCGGCGGCGCAGGGTTCGATTGGAACAAGGTGGGCGAGATCACGGCCCAACTGGGCCTGGACGATGCTGCGCTCCACGCGGACCGCGCGGAAGCGCCCGCGCCCGCGCTGGACAAGTTGGCGGCGAGCTCGTTCTTCCGGGGGCATCGCATCGAGGACTACGTCGCGGGCCTCCGCGCGCTGAAAGGCGCGGAAGGCCGCCCGGCAGACCTGCGTCCGATTCGGGCTGAAGGCCGCTTCCTCATCGTTTCCAAGCGCGAAATTGTGCCCAACTCGCACGAAATCGTCATCGAAGCACCCGAGATCGCGCGCAAGGCACAGCCGGGGCAGTTCATCATCGTCATGGTGGACGAACGGTCCGAGCGCGTGCCCTACACGTTGTGCGACTGGGACGCCGCGAAGGGGACCGTCACGCTCGTGGTCCAGGAAAAGGGCCAGTCGAGCCGGAAACTAATCCTGACGGAGGCGGGCGACCGGCTCGCGCACGTGGTGGGGCCGCTGGGTATTCCGCTCGAAATCAAACAGTACGGCGTGGTGGCGCTTGCGGGCGGCTGCTACGGCATCGGCGGCATTCTGCCGATCGCGAAGGCCATGAAAGCGGCGGGCAATCGCGTGATCGTCGTGACCGAAGCGCGCAGCCACTACATGAACTATTACGAGGAAAAACTGGCGGGCTCGGCCGACGAATTCGTCTTCACGACCATCGACGGGTCGTCGGGAGTGAAAGGGCACGCGGTCGATGACATCGGCAGGCGGCTGCGCGCGGGCGAGCAGCTCGACTGTGTCATCGCCGTGGGATGCCCGTTCATGATGATGCTGACGAGCGAAGAAACAAGGCCGTTCGGCGTGAAGACGCTCGCGGCGCTGAACCCGATTATGGTGGACGGCACGGGCATGTGCGGCGCGTGCCGGATCACCGTGGGCGACAAGATGAAATTCGCGTGCGTCGACGGACCGTTCTTCGACGCGCATCAGGTCGATTGGGACGAGGTGCGGGACCGCCGCGACGCCTACAGCTTCGCGGAAATCCAGTCGGTTGGACGCACCGAACCCGTCGTGGAACACCATGACCACGCGCATCGCGGCTGCGGCTGCGGCATGCGCGCGGAAGCGGGGGTGAAGTGA
- the gltA gene encoding NADPH-dependent glutamate synthase, which yields MPDTPNGEPAQKPKAKPKIPRQLMPEQAPEDRVRNYKEVPFGYSEEIAVLEASRCLNCRNPKCVTGCPVHVDIPGFVSLVKERKFIEAAQKIKEQNALPAVCGRVCPQEEQCESKCILAIKGEAAAIGRLERFVADYERNSGEVRIPELPAKTGKRVACIGAGPAGLTVAGDLIKLGHEVTVFEALQEAGGVLTYGIPEFRLPKEIVRAEVDYLKKLGVRFVMDYVVGRNATIRELMEDEGYDAVFVGTGAGLPSFMNIPGENLVGVYSANEYLTRANLMKAYLFPKYDTPPIRRERVAVVGGGNVAMDSARTALRLGAVVYIVYRRAREQMPARAEEVHHAEQEGVKMMLLNNPVRILGDERHRVTGMECLRMELGEPDESGRHRPVPVKGSEFILDVDTVIMAIGNKPNPLVPQTTPELKVSKWGTVEVDAGTMATSVPGVYAAGDIVSGAATVISAMGQGRTAAASIHRYLMGEPAPAAQAGQAAAS from the coding sequence ATGCCTGACACACCCAACGGCGAACCGGCCCAGAAACCGAAGGCGAAGCCGAAGATTCCCCGGCAGCTGATGCCCGAGCAGGCGCCGGAAGACCGGGTCCGCAATTACAAAGAGGTGCCCTTTGGCTACTCGGAAGAGATAGCCGTGCTCGAAGCGAGCCGGTGCCTCAATTGCAGGAACCCGAAATGCGTGACGGGCTGCCCCGTTCACGTGGATATCCCCGGTTTCGTCTCGCTGGTGAAAGAGCGCAAGTTCATCGAGGCGGCGCAGAAGATCAAGGAACAGAACGCGCTGCCGGCCGTGTGCGGGCGCGTCTGCCCGCAGGAAGAGCAATGCGAGAGCAAGTGCATCCTCGCGATCAAGGGCGAGGCCGCGGCCATCGGGCGACTCGAACGGTTCGTGGCCGACTACGAGCGCAATTCCGGCGAGGTGCGTATCCCCGAACTGCCGGCCAAGACGGGCAAGCGCGTCGCGTGCATCGGCGCGGGGCCCGCGGGCCTCACCGTAGCGGGCGACCTGATCAAGCTGGGCCACGAGGTCACCGTCTTCGAGGCGTTGCAGGAAGCGGGCGGCGTGCTCACCTACGGCATTCCCGAATTCCGCCTGCCCAAGGAGATCGTGCGGGCGGAGGTGGACTATCTCAAGAAACTCGGCGTGCGCTTCGTCATGGACTACGTCGTCGGGCGCAACGCGACCATCCGCGAACTCATGGAAGACGAGGGCTACGACGCCGTTTTCGTCGGAACCGGCGCGGGCCTGCCTTCGTTCATGAACATCCCCGGCGAGAATCTCGTCGGCGTCTATTCGGCCAACGAATACCTGACGCGCGCCAACCTTATGAAGGCATACCTCTTCCCGAAATATGACACGCCGCCGATCCGCCGCGAACGCGTCGCCGTCGTAGGCGGCGGCAACGTGGCGATGGACTCCGCGCGCACGGCGCTGCGCCTCGGCGCGGTGGTCTACATCGTCTACCGGCGCGCCCGCGAGCAGATGCCGGCCCGCGCCGAGGAGGTCCATCACGCCGAGCAGGAAGGCGTCAAGATGATGCTGCTCAACAACCCGGTGCGCATCCTCGGCGACGAGCGCCACCGCGTAACCGGCATGGAATGCCTGCGCATGGAACTCGGCGAGCCCGACGAATCGGGCCGCCACAGGCCCGTGCCCGTGAAAGGGTCCGAGTTTATCCTCGACGTGGATACCGTCATCATGGCCATCGGCAACAAGCCGAACCCGCTCGTGCCTCAGACGACGCCCGAACTCAAGGTGTCCAAGTGGGGCACGGTCGAGGTGGATGCCGGGACCATGGCCACATCCGTGCCGGGCGTGTACGCCGCGGGCGACATCGTCTCCGGCGCAGCCACCGTGATCAGCGCGATGGGCCAGGGCCGCACCGCCGCCGCGTCGATCCACCGGTATCTGATGGGCGAGCCCGCGCCTGCCGCGCAGGCCGGCCAGGCCGCCGCAAGTTGA
- a CDS encoding tryptophan-rich sensory protein, whose protein sequence is MSSWEKAGVLIVSILLVAGAAAFGSQYGAGEWYRALHKPAFTPPAWVFGPVWSLLYLGMAVAAWLVWLRRQQAPVAAPLAVYLMQLLLNALWSWIFFGQHALGWAFAEILLLDAAILATVILFWRVRALSGALLIPYVCWVSFAAILNYALWRMNAGA, encoded by the coding sequence ATGTCCTCTTGGGAAAAGGCCGGCGTTCTTATCGTCAGCATATTGCTTGTTGCGGGGGCGGCTGCGTTCGGCAGCCAATACGGCGCAGGCGAATGGTACCGCGCGCTTCACAAGCCGGCATTCACGCCACCGGCCTGGGTTTTCGGCCCGGTGTGGTCGCTGCTGTACCTGGGCATGGCCGTCGCGGCGTGGCTGGTGTGGCTGCGACGGCAACAGGCGCCCGTCGCCGCGCCGCTGGCCGTCTATCTCATGCAGCTTCTGCTCAACGCGCTGTGGTCCTGGATATTCTTCGGGCAGCACGCGTTGGGCTGGGCTTTCGCGGAGATCCTGTTGCTCGACGCCGCCATCCTCGCGACCGTTATTCTCTTCTGGCGCGTTCGCGCCCTGTCTGGGGCCTTGTTGATCCCCTATGTCTGCTGGGTGAGTTTCGCCGCTATTCTGAACTATGCGCTCTGGCGCATGAATGCGGGCGCGTGA